The sequence GGCCTACCCTTAAATATTTTCTGGTGCCGACGGCAGGAATCGAACTCGCGACCCCCTGATTACAAGTCAGGTGCTCTACCAACTGAGCTACATCGGCAACGGCACGCAGAATAATTCATCGGGCTTATTAAGGCAAGCCTTTATCTCAACTATTTCGCTAAGTCCTTGGAAGTAAAGAAGGCATCAGAGAAAAATTCATCATTTGGCAAACCGCGAGAAACACAATGGGTGTAGGCCGCCTCCACCATTACGGGCGCACCGCAGGCATAAACCTGGTAGCCGGCAAGGTTAGTAAAGTCATTCATCACCGCTTCATGCACCAGCCCTGTGCGGCCACTCCAGGCATCCGCATCGCTTGGCTCAGACAAAACAGGGATAAAGGTGAAGTTGGGGTGTGCTTGCTGCCATTGGGACGGCAGCTCAGGCATATAAATGTCGGCCAAAGTGCGTGCCCCCCAGTACAAAACAATTTCGCGCTCAATGCCCTTATTAAAGGCGTACTCTAAAATCCCCTTGATCGGCGCAAAGCCGGTACCGGTAGCAATCAGCAAAATCGGCTTATCACTGTCTTCACGCAAAAAGAACGAGCCCAGCGGGCCGGTAAAGCGCATGATTTCGCGCTCTTTCATGCTGTTCCAGACATAATCAGAAAACTCGCCACCTGCTACATGACGAATATGCAATTGCAGGTATTCGGCATCGTGCGGTGCATTGGCGATCGAGAACGAGCGTTTTTTACCATTTTTGGTATGAATATCAATATATTGCCCCGCTAGAAAAGCCAGTTTTTCGCTGCTTGGCAATTTAAGCGATAACACAACCACGTCATGCGAAACTTTGTCCATGGTCTGCACACGGCATGGCAGGGTTTTAATTTGAATATCTTTGCTGGCGGTGACTTCTTTGCATTCAATCGTGATGTCTGCATCGGTACTGGCGCAGCAAAACAACGCATAGCCGTTTTCCCGCTCCATCTCGGATAAAGCACTTTCAGCGTAATCGCCGTGAGTGACCTCACCAGTAATCACCCGGCCTTTACACGAGCCACACGCGCCGTTTTTACAGCCGTAAGCCATATTAAAACCACCACGCATAGCCGCGTCTAAAATAGTTTCATTATCATTCATGGCGATTTGCTGGCCACTTGGTAGAATAGTAAGTTGCTTGCTCATTGCGATCCGCTATGCGAAAAAATCGATTACTTATTATAGGGTGCGGCGATGTTGTTATCCGCGCCCTGCCTTGGTTAACTCAACGTTTCAAAGTCTATGCCACCGCACGTAGCGCTGAAGCGGCAGGCAAGCTGCGTAAGCTTGGACTTATCCCTGTACTGTGCGACCTGGATCAGGCCGCGAGCCTGCACCGTTTATCCGGCCTTGCCCGCTGGATTATTTATAGTGCGCCGCCAGCAGGCGAGGGTAATGATGATATACGCTGCAAGCGCTTTATCGCCAAAATGGAGCGCTACACGGGCTTTGATAAGTCAGCGATTCTAACACCTCGTCACCTGGCTTACATCAGCACCAGTGGCGTTTATGGCGATTGCAAGGGTGAATGGGTGGCAGAAACCCGGCCCCTCTTTGCACAATCGGCCAGAGCCATTCGCAGGGTTGCGGCAGAAAACAGCTTGAAAGCGTGGGCCAGATCACAAAAAATCAAGCTGGCTATTTTACGCGCCCCGGGGATTTACGCGCGTGAACGCTTACCCGTGCAGCGTATTATGCAAGCCACACCTGCATTAATCAGTAATGAAGACAGCTGGTCAAATCATATTCATGCCGATGATTTAGCTAAAGCCGTGAGCATTGCTCTATTTCGCGGAAAGCCATTAAGGGCGATTAATGTAGTGGACGATCAGCCGCATAAAATGGGCGATTATTTTGACCAGGTAGCAGATTTTATTGGCCAGCCCCATCCACCCAGAATTAGCCGCCAGGATGCGCCGGCAGCGTTATCGGCAAGCCTGATGTCTTTTTTAAATGAATCACGGCGGCTGAGAAATATACGTTTAAAAAAAGAATTAAGGCTAAAGCTAAAATGGCCTAGTGTTGATTTTTTTCTAAAACAGAAATAAAAAGAGGGGCGAATAATTTCGCCCTCTTTTGTTTTAATCCAGGCTATCAGCCGGTGAGTGCTTTTCTTTCCGCCTCTAGCTGTGCCATTAATCTTTGAATATTTGCTTCAGTTTGCCTTGGCAGATTAACAAACTGACACCCCATCATCCAGGCAAATTGCCCTGGGCGCTGCTCAAGCTGGCGTAATGAGCGCACTTCAAAATTAAGCTTCATGATTCCGGCAGGACCAAAATCAAAAGAAATCTCGTTATGAACACTTCCCTTTTCAATTAAGGGTTTAAGTTCATTAGGCATCCACGCCCCAATTCCGCCTAAAGATATATCATGCAAATTCACCCATTCGCGTGCACCATTTGCAAAGACCATCTGACAACGATAAGGCCGGGCAACAGGTGTTGGCAAACGATAATATTCGCGGCGCTGCAATTTGATTAAATCAGCAGGAAAAGCTGTAGTTAAGGCCGGGCCATCTTCATGTTTGCAATTACGAACGATGCCCATTGCAAATTGTATTTTTACACCATCGGGAATGGCCAGCACTAAAGATCGGGGAGAATTAAGTAAAACCTGATTAGTTTCTGAATGCCCGCCAATATCAAAAATGAAGGTTTTGCCCTTCATATCGACGTCCAAAATACGGGATAAAATCAGCTCCCGTCCTTCATTAACATAAATAGTAATAAAAGTTCCGCGCTGAGCTAGCGTGCGCAACACGGCACCAATTTCCATCGGTGCGGTGATCCGGTAAGCCTCAATATCCTCTCCGTCCGAAATCGGACTTACTTGCTCGCTTTCACCCACAGATTTCTCGCCTTCATTAATTATTCATTAAGCAAAAGTGTTAAGTCATGCACAAATACACTTGTACCTGCACCATAGCTTACCATTACACGCGGCTTGCCATTTTTATCCAGCAAATAACTACCCGCGCTATGGTCAACCGTGTAATCACCACTACCGCTTATTTGTTTCTGGTAAATAATTTTATAGCGCCCCGCCACCTCTGCTAATTGCGCAGGCGTACCACTCAGCCCTAAAAATCGTGAATCAAAAACAGGTACATACTGGCTTAATACCTCTTTAGTATCTCTCTCTGGATCAACCGAAACAAATAATACTTGCACCTGATCCGCTTTTTTCCCCAATTGCTTCATTGCGTTTTTTAATTCAATCATGGTCGTGGGGCAAACATCAGGGCAATGGGTATAGCCAAAAAAAATGACTACAATTTTGTCTTTAAAATCAGCCAAAGAACGGGTTTTGCCCATGTGATCGCTTAAAGTAAATTCGCCGCCCAATGCACCGCCACTAATATCACTACCCTGAAACTGAGGCTTAGAGCAAGAGGTCAATAAAACCAAACACACAACAAAACAAAGGATTCTTAACATCTGCAATTATCCCTTCGATTATTTATAGTTTGCTTTGCTCCTGCTTCACAAGCAAGTACTGCTATTGTTTGTGAAGGCAAAGCCAAATACTGAGCCTCTGGGTTATGTGCTATTTCTGCCAGTAATGGTGCAGGCAAATGTGTTTGCAGATATTGCACATTATCGGCATAGCGCGGCATTTCTGAATCAAGCTGGTTAGCAATCCACCCTGCCAGAGGCAAACCTGCCGCTAAAATAGCCCCGGCACTCAGCATGGCATGGTTCAGGCAACCTAAACGCATCCCCACCACCAGGATCACAGGAGCTTGCAGACGCCTTGCCAAGTCAGCCATGGACGCCTCTTCTGACAAAGGGGCAAACCAGCCACCCGCCCCTTCCACCAGCACCACATCAGCCAGCGTTTGCAGCTGTTTAGCCGCATTGACAATCAAATCCAAATCTAAAACTTGCCCGGCATCTCTGGCAGCCAAATGGGGTGAGATGGGTGCTTCAAACAAATAGGGGCAAGCCAGATGAGCCGGTACCGGGACATTTGACGCGTCAGCATGCGCAGCCACATCGCTATTCCAGAGCTTACCGTCCCGCCATTCACAGCCCGCAGCAACGGGCTTCATCCCTGCTGCTGATTGGCCCGCTGACACAAAACCACGCAAAAGCTGCGCTGTGGCGATGGTTTTGCCCACATCGGTATCCGTGCCGGTTATAAAAAACATTTGCCCGCTCATGCTTGCCGTGGCCTGAATTCAATAATCTGGCTGCCATCTGCATTCTTTCTGGCAGGCGGCGTTAAAGGCTTCCAGGCATGACCGTAAAGCACTTCATAGGTGCATGGCAGTAAACCATCGCGCCTGAATGTTTCGTATTTTGCCACCATCTTTTGCCAGGCGGCTTTACCCAGCATGCCCCGCGATCGCCCTGTCGCAACATTGTGCGCTCCGATGTCTTTTAAATCCTGCATGATCGCTTTGGCACTATCGTAAGTCATGGTAAGGTATTCCATATCCATCACCGGCATACTCAGACCATTTTTGAGTAAGGCATCACCAAGATCATGCATATCGATAAAACGGTTTACATGCTCTTTGTCATCAACCTCAGCAAATGATGCGCGTAACTCTTTTAAGGTATCCGGGCCAAGAGTAGAAAACATCAATAGCCCGCCGGGCTTTAAAACCCGGCTAAATTCTGCAAATACAGCATCCGGCTCATTACACCATTGCAAGGTAAGGCTGGACCAGATTACATCCACCGATTCATTTGCCAGCGGCAAGGATTCGATATCAGCACAAAGATAGTCTGCACCCTGGCCACGTAAATTTGCCCACAGCTTTTTTAAGCCTCCGCCCTCTTTGGCCTTAGCCACTTGTAACATGCCCGGCGCTAAATCCAGCTCAATCAACCGGGCATTTTTGTAAAGCATTTTTAATTGCGGCGCACAATAACCCGTGCCACAACCCGCATCCAATACGGTAGCAGGAGTAACCTTGATGTAATCCAGCCGCTCAAACATACGATCAGCCACTTCGCGCTGCAAAATCGCCGCAGCATCATAGCTTGTGGCTGCTTTATCAAAAGCAGCCCGCATGGCTGCCTTTTCGGTATGAAAAGATTTACTCATAGATAGGGAATAACCTGCTCCAGCGAGATTGCCTCGAATGCCCTTAAGGCATCCGAGTGATGCTTTACCGAAAGTAGCTGATTTATACCTCAGCCTTAGCGAGCTTCATTTTAATAAATTCAATCACCACCGGCATAGCAGGAATCAACACCAGTGCAATTGCAATTGAACCAATATTTTTTGCAATAAAAGGAATACCACCAAGGAAATAACCTGCGTAAAGCAAGGAAACCACCCAGACCGCAGCACCAATCAGATTAAACATTAAAAAGCGGTGATAACTCATCTCGGCCATACCCGCCACAAAAGGCGCAAAGGTGCGCACAATAGGTACAAAACGCGCCAGAATAATGGTTTTACCACCATGCCTTTCATAAAAAGCGTGGGTCTTTTGCAAATAATCCTGGCGAAAAATTTTGGAATCTTTATTGGCAAAAAGCTTATGACCAAAATAACGGCCAATCGTGTAATTAACTGCATCTCCCAAAACTGCAGCAGTAAATAGCAAGCCCATCAGAACATATAAATTCATATGTCCGCCACCTGCCAGCATACCGGCCACAAACAATAATGAATCACCCGGCAAAAAAGGCATGATCACCACGCCGGTTTCTACAAAAATCACCGAAAACAAAAGTGCATAAACCCAATTGCCATATTGGGCAATAATCTGGGCTAAATACATATCAAGATGTAAAAACACATCAATGGGATTAAATTCCATCTTTTCTCTCCAAACAGGCTGTTGAAAAAGACTACGAGATTAAAAGGGTGAGCCGCCCCACAATTGATGGATGACCCCGAAATACTTTAAAACCTTTTATTTAAACCAGAGCCTGCGGCGCAATCCATTTTTCAACAACCTAGCAAGCATAAAAACGCCGACGAGATGCTCGTCGGCTTAGGGCTAAGCACAGAGTAAAAAACTTAAACTACGGCTTCTTCTTTGATTCTGACCGGCTTAATCATATTTTCACGTGTAACACCCAGCATCAGTAAAAGCGGGGACGCCACCAGAACTGATGAATAGATACCGAACACGATACCAATCGTAAGAGCCATAGCAAAACCGTGCAGGGCTGCCCCACCGAAAATCAGCATCGATAACACCATGCACTCGGTCGAGCCGTGGGTAATGATTGTACGGCTAATCGTTGCTGTAATCGCATTATCAATCACTTCCGGCACCGTTTTACCACGCAGATTGGGCTTGCGGAAATTCTCACGGATCCGGTCAAACACAACCACCGATTCATTCACGGAATACCCCAGCACAGCCAGAATACCCGCCAGCACAGTCAGGCTGAATTCCCATTGAAACAATGCAAAGCAGCCCAGAATAATAATCACATCGTGCATATTGGCGATCACAGCCGATACCGCAAAACGCCATTCAAAACGAACAGCCAGGTAGGCAATAATCCCGACGCATACCAGCAAGATCGCCGTTGCACCATGGGTAACCAGCTCGCTGCCAACTGATGGGCCGATAAACTCAACCTTACGCAACTCAACAGCAGAGTTGTCCGCCTTAAGCAGATTCAGCACTTCATTCGATAGCTGGGCACTGGTTTTGGTCTTGATGTTTGGCAAACGCACCATCACATCGCGCGTAGTACCCAGTGACTGAACCTGGGCCTCGCCATACTTTAAACTGTCTACCTTTTCACGTACCTGGTTTAAATCGACAGACTGGGCATAACGCAGCTCCATCACCGTACCACCGGTAAATTCCACGCCCAGATTCAGGCCTTTCATCACCAAAAACGCCACAGCCAGAACAAAGGTTGCCAGAGAAATCGCCGTTGTGAGCTTGCCATAGCTCATAAACGGGATATCACGCTTTATATGAAAAAATTCAATCATTGCGATGCACCCTTACACGGCCAGCGTCGAAACACGACGGCCGCCATAAATGAGGTTAATAACGCCGCGAGAAACAAACACCGCGCTATACATTGACGTTAGGATCCCGATGCAATGAACCCATGCAAAACCGCGTACTGCACCCGAACCAAAAATCAGCAGTGCAAGACCGGCAATCAAGGTTGTGACGTTGGAATCCAGAATCGTCGCAAAAGCATGATCATAACCATTACTGATTGCAGCCTGGGGTGTCATGCCCAAACGTAGCTCTTCCCGAATACGCTCATTAATCAGCACATTGGCATCAATTGCCATACCCAGCGTTAAAGCAATCGCTGCAATACCCGGCAGTGTTAATGTCACACCAAGTAAAGACAGCATCGCCAGCAGGAATAATAAATTACCCGCAAGTGAAATCGCCGATACCACACCGAATACACGGTAATAGATCATCATAAAGACGGCAATCGCAAAGAAACCATAAAGCGTCGAGTTAAAACCCTTGCTGATATTGTCCTTGCCCAGGCTAGGGCCAATAGTACGCTCTTCCACGATATTCATCGGTGCAGCCAAGGAGCCAGCACGTAATAGCAGAGCGGTATCGTTGGCTTCGGCAACGCCCATCGAGCCAGAAATCTGTACACGGCCGCCGCCAATTTCAGAACGAATCACAGGCGCAGTCACTACTTCGCCCTTGCCCTTTTCAACCAGCACCATCGCCATACGCTTACCAATACTTTCTTTGGTTAACGTTTTAAAAATGGCAGCACCGGTAGAATCAAGGTTGATATGCACCGCTGCCGAGTTCTGATCATCAAAACCCGCCTGTGCATCATTGATATTATCCCCCGTCAGCTCGACTTCTTTTTTCAGCAAGATCGGACGGTTCTGACCATCACTACCGCGCTCACTTAATAGCTCAAAGCCCGCAGGCACATTGCCATTGAGTGCTTCGGACATTTTGGCCTGATCATCTTCCACCATCCGTACTTCCAGTGTGGCAGTACGGCCCAGAATATCTTTAGCCTTGGAGGTATCCTGCACGCCCGGCAATTGCACCACGATACGGCCTTCGCCTTGCTGCTGAATCACGGGTTCAGCCACGCCCAGCTCGTTCACACGATTATGCAAGGTGGTGATATTTTGCTTCACGGCATCGTTTTTCAACTGCTGCAATGCGACAGCAGAATACGAAATCACAATTTTGTTCTCGCGAACATCAATCTGGCTCTGTTGCAGGACCTGGCGTAAAGCCTTGGCAGCTGCCTGAGTAGTTTCCTCGTCACGCAGCTGAACTTCAACGCTGTCACGGGTAGCCACAATACGGCCATAGCGAATTTTCTTTTCTTTGAGCTCACGGCGAACATCACCTGCTGTTTTTTCCAGCGCCTTATCAACAGCCGCTTTCATATCCACTTCAAGCAAAAAGTGCACACCACCACGTAAATCCAGACCCAGTGACATGGGCTTAGCGCCCAGTTTTGTCAACCAGGACGGCGTGTCTGACAAAAGATTTAAAGCCACGCTGTAATCATCACCCAGCCTGGCCTGTAAAAGATCTTTGGCCTTAAGCTGAACTTCCGTGTCTTTAAAGCGAAACTTTACCGATGTGCCATCAAAGAAGACATCTTCGGTTTTAATACCAGCCCCCTTCAAAACAGCCTCGGCATTTTGCTGAAGCGCGGCATCGACCTTCACCGTAGCGCGAACGCTGGCAATTTGTACTGCCGGGCTTTCACCAAACAGATTAGGCAAGGTGTAGAGCGCTGCCAAAGCAACACTCAGAATAATTAATAGGTATTTCCAAATCGGGTAGCGATTCATGGCAGGACCCAGAAATGCACAAAAGGCGGCACAGTTGTTCAACACAACCATTGCCGCCTAATTGGGCTTTACTTGTTATTTTTAATAGTGCCTTTTTCCAGACGCGCAGCAACAGCAGCACGTTGGAACAGGATTTCTACGCCATCAGCCAGCTCAAGAGTGACATACTGCTCATTCACCTTGGCAATGCGGCCAGCCATGCCACCACTGGTCACAACTTCATCGCCTTTAGCCAGGGCAGCCAGCATGGCTTGCTGTTCTTTAGCGCGTTTTTGTTGTGGACGAATCAACATAAAATAAAACAAAACAAAAATCACGATCATGGGAAGAAAAGACATAAAGTCCATTCCTGCCGCCGGTGCGGCACCTTGAGCAAATGCGGGTGCAATGAACATATCGAGTCGGTTCCGTGTCAATAATGCAAAGCGCCCCATTCTAGCCGGTGAACCGCACAAAATCTACCCGGTTTTGTTGCCTTGAGCATCAACGCGACTTTAAAACGGCATCATATGCTCTTTGACCGGAACGGCTTTGCATTTCGTAAAAAGCAAAGGGAACTTTCGCCTGGCAAAATAGTCTGGCCAAAAAACAGCAAATTTTCGGGAATCCCAAAGGTGAAAGGGCAAAAGCTTGCCACACAATCAAATACCAATCAGAACGCCATCTGCTTGGCCCAGAAACGCTCCATCCAGCTTTTTTTATGACTCGTCGCTTGCGCGCTGCACGATAAAAAATGCTTGGTGTAGCGCTTGTCACCTTCCATAATATGATTGATCAGCCAGTTTCTTAAGAAATGCATTAATTCAAAAGTAATCGCCTCACCACCAAGTAAACGAGCCTGTAAATCGTTCATCTGTTTTATTAAATCTTCGTGACACCGCTTGTGCTCATCGTAATCGGGGTAGCCCAAAATACGCATTAAGCTTTCTTCCACCATAAAATGAGACCGGGTGTAATCGGCCAGCCTGCCTAAAATATGCCCCGACGCCTCGCTGCCATGGTGCAAACGAATCGCATCGTGCAATACATTGAGCAGATCAATGAGTACTTTATGCTGCTCATCAATTTCCTGAATACCGACCGATAACTCATCACTCCACTCAAAAAAGACAGGCATTTCGTGTTTATCCTTGTTTATCTGTATGCGGTACATTACTTAACGAAGTACCATTGTAACATTGACCCACATCAAACCTCACGCAAGACTAGGGAAAGCCTGAATAATTATTCAGTCAATAATTCCACCTCAAAGATTCAAAGCCAAGCACCCTTCAAGCAAAAAATTCCGCTAAATAACCACCACAGGCAGCAAAAGCATTCTCAAAAGAAGGCGAGAATGCGACAATACGGGGGAGAATCCCATTAGGTAAGAAAAAATGCCCTGGCAAGAACTACGTATCACCACTGAATCATCCCAGGCAGAACGCCTTTCCGACGCACTTTTTGAGCTGGGCGCATTGTCCGTAAGTGTTGAAGATGCCGCAGCAGGGACCGATGCAGAAAAGCCGATCTTTGGTGAGCCGGGAGAGCCGGTCGATCAAATGTGGGAAAACAGCGTGGTGCTCGCCCTTTTTGATGAAGATATCGACACCAGCCTGATTGTCACCGCAGCAAGTAATACTTTGAAGATAGCTATTCCACCCCACGATGTGGTGCGCGTTGAAGAGCAGGACTGGGTTCGCCTCACCCAATCACAATTTAATCCCATCCCCATTTCCGAGCGGCTTTGGATCACCCCGACCTGGCACGAGTGCCCGAATACCGGGGCGATCAGCATTCAGCTCGATCCAGGTCTGGCTTTTGGTACGGGTAGTCATCCTACAACACGTCTTTGCCTGAAATGGCTGGATAATCACCTTACAAGGGGCGAAACCTTACTCGATTATGGCTGCGGCTCTGGAATTTTAGCCATTGCAGCCATGAAACTCGGTGCCGCCTCGGCAGCGGGTGTAGATATTGATCCACAGGCCATGACCGCATCCAGACAGAATGCAGAACAAAATACAGTTGAAGTGCAGTTTTATCTGCCAGACGCAGAACCCGCCGAGACCTATGATGTCGTGATTGCCAATATTCTAACCAATCCACTCAAAGCTTTAGCCCCTATGCTGGCTGCTAAAGTAAAAATGAACGGTCGCATTACGTTGTCCGGTATTCTGGCCGAGCAAGCTGATGATGTGATCACTATCTACAGCCAATGGTTTGCAATGAACGCTCCGCAAGCCGAAGAGGGCTGGGTTTGCTTATCAGGTATTCGTAAATAAACCGCATGAACGATATTACCCGTTGCCCAAACTGCCAAACCGCTTTTCGTGTAACGGCAGCACAGTTGCAAGCCCACCGGGGCAAGGTTCGCTGCGGGCGTTGCGCCTTTATTTTTAATGCGACCAAGAGCCTGGAAAGCGAAACAGAGCCTGCCATCACTTTAACGGTAGCGCCTGCGCCAGCCGTCTCTGGGGTAAGGCCCCCTGCCACACCAAAGGCCAGCCCGGCTCAGCCTCAGCCTCAGCCTCAGCCTCAGCCTCAGCCAGCAGAGCGTGCCCGCTCTAAGCTGATTGTGCCAGATACGCCTGTCACGGAACCTGAAGCGAGCTTTGTGGCACAACCCAAAACAGCCAAGGTTGCAACGCCCCCAGGCCCAAACCGGATCAAAGCGCCTTCGGCAGCAAACACGAGTCAGAACTATCGCCCTATCTACGCCGAAGTCGATGAAATGCCGACTCCTGCCCGCTCGCGCTGGCAAGGGCTGTGGATCGCCGCCTGCCTTATTCTGATTTTTAGCTTTGCCGCACAGCTCGCTTATCAGCAGCGCACCAAGATATCGATGGAATTCCCCTGGATGCGCCCCAAGCTTATTACGCTCTGCCAGGCACTTGGCTGCAGCATGCCCTTACCCGAAAATACAGAAATGCTGCGCTCCGAATGGTCGGAACTCAGTTATGTGCCCGAGTTTCCAAACATCATCCAGCTCAATGCCACATTACGTAATCTTGCCCAGTACGAGCAGGCACTGCCTATGCTTGAGGTGACGCTCACAGATGATCAGGAAAGAACGGTGCTTAAAAAAATATTTAAACCTGCTGAATACCTGAACGGACATGAAAAAAAACAGCTAAAGTTTGATGCGCAAGATGATTTACGGGCTTTTCTACAAATCGATTTAGGTGAGCTGCACTCCACTGCCTACTCTATATATTGGTTTTATCCCTAGCCATTGTCCTGTATAAATAACAGGGCATCGCATTTAAAACCAATCTGTATAACTCAATAAATATACGGGACCGGTCATGGCTACAGTCTATTTAAACCATACTGAAATCAATGTCGGGGGAC comes from Iodobacter ciconiae and encodes:
- the prmA gene encoding 50S ribosomal protein L11 methyltransferase; protein product: MPWQELRITTESSQAERLSDALFELGALSVSVEDAAAGTDAEKPIFGEPGEPVDQMWENSVVLALFDEDIDTSLIVTAASNTLKIAIPPHDVVRVEEQDWVRLTQSQFNPIPISERLWITPTWHECPNTGAISIQLDPGLAFGTGSHPTTRLCLKWLDNHLTRGETLLDYGCGSGILAIAAMKLGAASAAGVDIDPQAMTASRQNAEQNTVEVQFYLPDAEPAETYDVVIANILTNPLKALAPMLAAKVKMNGRITLSGILAEQADDVITIYSQWFAMNAPQAEEGWVCLSGIRK
- a CDS encoding DUF3426 domain-containing protein, producing MNDITRCPNCQTAFRVTAAQLQAHRGKVRCGRCAFIFNATKSLESETEPAITLTVAPAPAVSGVRPPATPKASPAQPQPQPQPQPQPAERARSKLIVPDTPVTEPEASFVAQPKTAKVATPPGPNRIKAPSAANTSQNYRPIYAEVDEMPTPARSRWQGLWIAACLILIFSFAAQLAYQQRTKISMEFPWMRPKLITLCQALGCSMPLPENTEMLRSEWSELSYVPEFPNIIQLNATLRNLAQYEQALPMLEVTLTDDQERTVLKKIFKPAEYLNGHEKKQLKFDAQDDLRAFLQIDLGELHSTAYSIYWFYP